ggacggggaaccagggatatcactgctgacgtcagatgagccctggctgaaagcagagaacaccaggaaTGCTTTACTGTGTCCTCTCAAGCACCCTTTGGAATCTTTTGTTTacctctttacttcatcatttcttccatttgctttagctcctaCACCTTCAATTATTTAATCTGTCTGCTGAGGAAATCATTCAAGCAGCTGTGCTACATGAAGCTGAACAGGGCGTCAGGGCTGGAGACAGACTCGTTGACAACCTGTGTTAGATGACACACTCTTGCTGGCTGagagtgatgaggacttgaagaacttaatgataaagatcaaagacgacaatcctcagtgtggattacacctcaacatgaagaacacaaataccctcacaactggaccaataaacagcatcacaataaacggagaaaagtttgaagttgtcaaggatttcattgtacttggatccacaattgacatccatggaagcagcagtcaggaaatcaaaagacgcattgcctcGGGCAAACCTGCCGCAAAGGCCTCTTCacagtgttaaagagcaaagacgtcGCCTTAGATCTAAGTcgcacctgacacaagccgtgGTGTCTGCAATCTCAtgcgcatgcaaaagctgggcgatGACTCAGGAGAACCAGAGACGACGGAGGCCTGTGAACCGTGGTGCTGGCAGAGGACGCTGAGCGCCCCGGGGACGGCCCAGGGacagggcagttctgtcctggagGGAGGACACTCACAGGGCTCCTTAGGTGCAAAGATGGCCAGACTAGGTCTCACACACCTTGGGcacgttgtcaggaggcatcagtacctggagtaggacatcatgcttgataaagtcaaaggtcaaaaaaaaagtggaagacccccaacgagatgtgttgacacagtggctgtaacaatgggctcaaacatgatgACGATTGTCACGACGGCGCAGGATGGGGgagcgtttcattctgtggtgcgtggggttgctgtgagctggagctAATTtggtggcacctagcaacaacagcataatcgggtcaatttcttttttttaattcactaccAATATCTATCTTTTATGCAGTGTATTttgaccatttacatttaatgaaaTTATTGATATATTGGGGCTTACATCTGCCGTTTTTGTTTGTTGTCTGTTGTATCCTCTTATGTATATCcatctcctttttctttccttcctgtaggTTACTTGGATATTTATTAAAATGCCCTTTTGCTTTAAATATAAGGTTTTGAATGTATTTCCTCGGACAGCATTTGGTTGTTCTAGATGTTACATTATATCTATATAATTTACTACAGCCCACTTGTGTTGTCATTTTTCCCATTCAAATGAAACATACAAACCTTACCCCCTTTATGTCCCTTTATCCTCCACCATCAGGAATataattgtcttaaatatttcctctTCATACATTTCAAATCACAGTAGTGTTATAATTTTTCTTCAACCATTATGAGTGATCTGGACAGCTAAAGAGATGAGAGAAAATCTACTGCATATGCCAATATTATTGCTTTCAatgttcttccttccttccagatGTTCCAAGATCCCttcttttattgtttcttttctgtttattcttttatccattcttttAGGGTCAGTAGGCTGGTGACAAATtatcttaatttttcttcttcttataaTGTTATTACTTCTTCTTCATTCATGAATGATATTTTAGTTGGGTATAGGATTCTGAGTTGACAGTCCTTTTCTTTCAGGGCTTGAAATATCTTATGGCACTTCCTTCTGACCAACATGGCTTCTGATGTTAAAGCCACTGTCATTTGAATTGTTTTTTCTCGGTAAGTAAAGTGttgtttcttccttccttccttccttccttccttccttccttccttccttccttccttcctgcctgcctgcctgcctgcctgcctgcctgcctgcctgcctgcctgcctgcctgcctgcctgccttccttccttccttccttccttccttccttccttccttccttccttccttccttccttcctctctgtctttctttctctctctctctttctccctttctctctctctctttctttctatttcaGGTCCCATCTCAGGTACCATGTTGCATTTAGCAATCACGTCTCCTTAGACTTCTCTTGACTGTGACAGTTTCTtggacttctttgtttttgatgatttTAACAGCGTTGAATCATACTAGTTAGTGATCTTATAAAATTTCTCTCAGTTGAAATTTACCAGGTGTTTTTATCATGATTAGTCCAGGGTTATGAATTTTTGGAGGAAGAACACAGGAAAAAAGACGtcattctcatcacatcatatgAAGGATACATGTTATCAGCATAATTTATCACTCTCGATGTTGATCTTGATTATCTGGCTGAGATAGTGTTTGTTAGTTTTCTCTATTGTAAAGTTAgtctttttcctcctttccatACTTTTTGGAAGAAAATTACTATGGGGACCTCATGCTTAAGGAGTTAAGCTCCACCTCCTTAAGAGTGGGGTGTTCTGTTCATTTACTTTTAGTCTATTTTCTTAGTTTATGTAAATTCTATTGCTACATGTTCAATTCACTGTTCTTCTTTACTCCAATTCCTCCATTCTGCTGTTAAGCCCATTTACTGAATTTATTTATCTTCTTGGTTATTGCTAAAatttccgttttggttttctttgtatctcctatttctttgctgaaactttctattctttgctaaggatttttatttttttcagttgtttcaaGTGTGTTCGTAATTGTTCATTGAATCTTTTTTATGACTATCACTTTAAAATATTTGTCAGATACTCCTAACATCTCTATCACCTTGGTGTGGCATCTATTGTCCTTTTTCATTCATGGtgagatttcatttttttcctcaaatctAGAGATTTTGAGTATTATAAGAAAGGACTTCATTTAAACCTTCTGTTTTAGCTGAGTGTTTCTTACATCAACCTACAGGAGATTAGGGGAATGCTGCCTTGTTACTGCAAGGTGGACGTAGAAGCCAGGTTTCCCATGTTACAGCCACTGATATCCAAGGTGTGGGCTCCTTGGTACTTCATGATGGCAGATAAAGTTCTGACTCTCCATGAGATCTCCACTGATACCTCTTAGACTGGGAGTAGTAGGAATGCCTTGTTACCACTTTATGGCCTCCATTCACCCCATGGGAGTGCTGTTCTGGCTCTTTGCTTGGCCTTCTTTGACCCCACCACAGGATCCGGAAGGCAGAGAGTTGGGCCTGGTATGAAGGGGAAGTAGAAGTCTAGGATCCCCCACTTGCCCTTTGCTAACATGAGTGGGGATGGTgccaagtttgtgtgtgtgtgtgtgtgtgtgatgtttgGCTGGAGTACAGTGGTTACTCTGTAAAACTTTTCTGTATTTTAGGCTACCTCTTTCCTGATCCTATGGATACAGAGAGTAGGCCTTCCTTCCTTGcttgtctctttctttttctttcctttcccttcccttccccacgactccctcccccctcctccgTTCTTTCTTTCTCTAGCTCTCCTTGACTTTTCtaaatttctggctttttaatcTCCAAGTCTAGTAAATATAATCAAAAAGAATACCTAGGGTACTTACCACCAGCTCATTCCTTGAGTCCCTAGCCTGTGTGTCTTCTTCTCCAACTCTTAgagtattattatcattattaatttttcaaagaaaatgcCCACATTTTCAGTGGTAATTAGGAGAAATACAcaagaagaaaaaatcattttcCCAAGAGAATAAATcacctgcttttattttttttcagtaatattaTCTCTTTTTTATTCACCTTGaatatttaaccatttttaagcataTTAACTTCATATCTTTTTCCAATAGATTTATTACTTACTTAAGTGTTTTTTTAAGTGAGGAAGGGGAGGTTAGTCTACTGTTTATTCTGTCTTCTAATTCCTGTTTATTGTAAGTATGCTCCCCAAGTGCTTTGTGAGTTTAACTGTGAACTCAAATTTAACAGGCCTTCTTGTGCCAAAATCCTGTGTGGCCAATGTTAAGAGTGTGTGGCCcactaaaaagtttttttttccttatttttcaaaatCCTCCAAGAATTTCATTGACCCCTGGAAAGAACTAtattttatgttaatttttttcagattaaAGTTCTGACTGTGCAGAGAGTATAAATTCAAACTGTGAGTTTATATATGGAAAATcctataaaccctggtggtgtagtggttaagtgctatggctgcaaaccaaaaggtcggcaattcacatccaccaggtgctcttggaaactctacagggcagttctactctgtcctatagggtcgctatgagttgaaattgactggacaacaacaggtttggttatgaTTATAATTTCGAAGAGTAAACAATTTTCCTATCCAAGTTGTTGCTGTcggtaggtgccatcgagtcggttctgactcatggtgatcctatgcacaacagaatgaaacaccgcccagtgctgagccatccttacaatcactgttatgcttgcgCTTGTtcttgcagacactgtgtcaatccacctcgttgagggtcttcctcttttccactgaccctgtactctgccaagcatgatgtccttctccagggactcatccctcctgacaacatgtccaaagaatgtaagatgcagtctcaccatccttgcctctaaggagcattctggttgtacttcttccaagacagatttcttcattctttcggtagtccatggtgtattgaacattcttcaccaacaccacagttcaaaggggtcaatttttcttcggtcttccttattcattgtccagctttcacatgcatatgatgccattgaaaataccatggcttgggtcaggagcaccttagtcttcaaggtgacatctttgctcttcaacactttaaagaggtcctttgcagcacatttacccaatgtgatgcatcttttgatttcttgactgctgcttccatggctgttgattgtggatccaagtaaaatgaaatccttgacaacttcaaacttttctccatttatcatgatgttgattgttggtccagttgtgaggatttttgttttctttatgttgaggtgcaatccatactgaaggctgtggtctttgatcttcattagtaagtgcttcaagtgctcttcactttcagcaagcaagattgtgtcatttgcataacgcaggttgttaatgagtcttccgccactcttgatgccctgttcttcttcatatagtccagctactcatattatttgcttagcatacagattggctaggtatggtgaaagaatacaacccaggcacacacctttcctgactttaaaccaatcagtattccccttgatctgtctgaacaactgcctctggatctatgtaaagtttcctcatgagcacaattaagtgttctggaattcccattctttgcaatgttatccataatttgttatgacccacacagtcgaatgcctttgcatagtcaataaaacacaggtaaacatccttctggtattctctgctttcagccaggatccatctaacatcagtaatgaaatccctggttccacatcctcttctgaacccagcctgaatttctggcagttccgtgtcgatatactgctgcagctgtttttgaatgatcttcagcaaaattttgcttgcatgtgatattaatgatattgttctataatttccactttgggttggatcacctttcttgggaataggcataaatatagatctcttccactcagttggtcaggtagctgtcttccatatttcttggcatagacgagtgagcacctccagtgctgcatctgtttgttgaaacacctcaattgatattccatcaattcctggacccttgtttttctccaatgccttcagagcagcttggacttcttccttcagtaccatcggttcctgatcatatgctacctcttgaaatggttgaacatggactaattctttttagtataatgactctgtattccttccatcttcttttgatgcttcctgtgtcttttaatattttccccatggagtccttcactattgcaactcgaggcttgaattttttcttcagttctttcagcttgagaaacactgagtgtgttcttcccttttggttttccatttccagctctttgcacatgtcattataatactttactttgtcttctcaagccgccctttgatatcttctgttcagttcttttacttcatcacttcttccttttgctttagctgctcgatattctagagcaagtttcagagtctgttctgacatccatcttgatcttttctgtcttttcaatgacctctttcttcatggatgatttccttgatgtcattccacaactcgtctggtcttcggacactagtgttcaatgtgtcaaatctattcttcagacggTCTCAAAATTCcgtactcaagttcatattttggctcttgtggacttgctctgattttcttcagtttcagctggaacttgcataagagcagttgatggtctgcttcacagtcggcccctggccttgttccgattGATGTTATCGagtttttccattgcctctttccacagatgtagtcaatttaatttctgcgttttccatctggtgaggtccatgtgtatagtcaccgcttatgttggtgaaaggaggtaattgcaatgaagaatttgttggtcttgcaaaattccattattcaatctctggcattgtttctctcaccaaagtcatattttccaactactgatccttctcctttgtttctgggtccttcttcctagtctgtcttagtctggaagctccgctgaaacctgtcctgcatgggttaccctgctggtatctgaacaccagtggcatagcttccagaatcacagcaacacacaagcccccacagtacgaaaaactgacagacacttgggggtgaGTCCTATCCATAGACCAGGTCATTTAGAACagatttttggtctttttcttgtgCTGACCTGAATACAATTCTAAACCACATCTTCACTGAAGGAATAGGCTCTGAGGGTCTCAGGTTCAAGGAATCTAATTCTACTTTACACTCTTGCAGGAACAAAGTTTGTCCCTAATGGCCTATAGCCTTTTGGTTACCTGAAATCACTTCACATCACTATCTTTCTCCCAAAGCTTCTAATCTTTCAAATGTCATGACATCATATGTTTGTTGTAAAGAATGCTTCCAGAATCGATAGGTATTTTTACTTAAAGTATACCTGAATAACTACATGTGAACATTGTCAGTAATAGAAGTATAATCTTCTTCTAACCCTGAGGTACCTTGTGAGTATCTAATgagataatatataaatatacaatttGTAAACTGTAGAGTAAGAATTAAATATAAATTTGACTTTATTATCATCTTTTTCACATTTGTCATGTGCTACAGACATATATtaggtttctttttttgaaattgtATGTTTCAAAAAATAATCAACAGAGCCTTGCAGAATGTTGAAGtgataaggaaaaaaatgagttAAACATTGTTTAAGCCTACTTTATATTAAATCTTATTCTAATCTACCATTTACCCCACAGTATTTCAGAAGTATAACTTCACTTTAGAGTATGGTTTTCTCTTTCAAACACTAAACATCAGAAGATTAAGGTGGTTTTCTCGAATTAAAATGTGATATCAGTTAAAATGATTACTGGTTTAAAAAAGCGTAAATTAAATACtattatgaaattttaaaaatattgtttaaatATGTTATATTACTTTAATATTGTATACGTTTTCATATTTATCATGTTGAGTGGAAGAAGCATGAATTTGATAGAGGTATTAACtttataggaaaagaaaaatattttattattaggaATAATTTTAGTCTAATTCAAATAATAAGTAGATTATAAGCAAAAGATGGGGTGTCCAATTTTCCTGTTATCTAAGATGGTTACTATTCTGTTATAAAAACAAACGCTATAAAGGCAAAGAAAACATGTCCTATAATATTTCAGACATTATGGTAATTCAGAAAGGACAGTGAAAAATGtagacttctttaaaaaatccaaaacaatgaccTGATAGTTTTTGAGAGCTTTGAAAAATATgtgttctcacttgttctttatTGAGTGGTGTcacgaattgaattgtgtcccccaaaaatgtgtgtcaacttggctaggccatgattcccattattgtgctgttgtcctccattttgtgatctaatgtaattatcctatgtgttgtatttcctaacctctatgatattgaGGCAGTATTacaggcagctatgttaatgaggcagaacataTCTATGGGATTAGGTTGTGTCAAgttaatctcttctgagatataaaagagacaaataAGCAGAGAGGAGAGCTAACTacttcatacaaccaagaaagaagagacagaaacagagtgcattctttggacttgggatccctgcactgagaaactcctagggccaggggacgattgatgacaaggaacttccaccagagctaaccaaaccaaaaccaaactcattgctgtcgagttgattccaactcatggcgaccctataggacagagttgctctgccccagagtttccaaggagtacctggtggatttgaactgccaaccttttggttagcagccgtagttcttagccactaggccaccagggtttccccagaagtgacagagagaaagccatctCCTAGagtggtaccctgaattcagaattctagcctcccaaactgtgagagaataaatttctttttgttgaagccatctgctGGGGGCATtactgttttagcagcactagaaaactgagACAGGTGGTGAAGATTAGATGGCAGGACCTGGAGATCAGTAAATGAATACATAGAGCAAAGACATATATTTAGCAGTGTTTTGAATAAAACCTCCATTTACATAGAGCGACATAACCATGTTTGCGTGTACTTATTGAACCACTAACTCGGAGTGGTAATTCTGAACTTCAATTTAATATGCTGAGACAAAGAGACATTAATTGTGGGCCCAAGTTTTCACATTTATTTGTAAGTTGGTGAAATCTGCAGCATACAAGATTAAGTATATAAATCTATTTGATTTCTGAGTTAAGTTAATGAGTTCACCAAACCTATTCACTATTTAGTCCTTAAGTCTGGATATTTTGTAGTGAGAGTTCACATTGCAACAAATACCATGcctatataaaagaaattatctcCATCTATTTAAGTTCTTAGTTCAAACACAAATAGCTTTAAGAGCAAACAATATAAGTGGGTGTCTTTATTATGGTTGTCATTATCACAAGAGAAAGCCAATGAGCTATTAGAAACTTACTTGTCACCTCCTCAGATTCTGCATTGCTGATATTATCTCCTTATTTCTGAATGTGTAGATCAAGGGGTTTAAGAGAGGGGTGAAAACAGTATAGAATATTGACAGAAACTTATCAATAGGGAAGTTGCTGAAATGCCAGGCATAGATGAAGATGCAAGGTCCAAAGAAGAGGGTCACCGCAGTGACATGGGCAGTCAGGGTGGCCCGGGCCTCGGCCATGCCTGCTGAGGATCGACGTCGTACAGTCACCACGATAACAGTGTAGGAGATGATCAAGAGCAGAAAAGAGATCATACCCATTAGACCACTGTCTGAAAGCATCAGTATCTCAAGGGTATATGTATCAGTGCAGGCAAGTTTGATAACTAAGGGAAGGCCACAGAAAAAGCTGTCCACTTTATTCGGACCACAGAATGGAAGGTTTACTGTGAAGACCAAATGGCTTAATGAATGCAGGACCCCAGTGAGCCAGGAGCCCACGACAAGGCCTGAACACTTGTGTACACTCATGATTGCTGCATAGTGCAGGGGTCGACATATGGCTACGTACCTGTCATATGCCATGGCCACAAGGAGCATCATTTCACCACCAGCAAAGGCATGATGAAAGAATATCTGAGCCATGCAGCCCTCAAAGGAGATGGTCTTGTGCTCCTTGAGGAAGTCAACAATCATTTTGGGAGTGGCAAAGGTGGATAGACACAGATCAATGAAGGAGAGGCTGctgagcaggaagtacatgggtgtgtgtagcGAAGGTTCAGAGAGGACTGTGAGCACAATGAGGAAGTTTCCCAGCACAATGGATGAATAGAAGAGTGTGAAAAATGCAAAATAGAAAAGCTGTAGCTCTAGAGGACCTGAAAGACCGTGCAACACAAACTCAATCCTTCTTGAGTTATTTCCTCGGTCCATGATTTCAAGTTTCTGAGAGAGATCAGAAAATTTCctgtaaaatgaaatggaaataatatcaTAGGATTGTGGGAGTAAGAGAGCAAAGCCAAACCTGGCTTCAAATCTCACTCTATACacctatgtgctataaatcctcatgtttttgtgtgttgttgagtagATTCGGACTCAATGGACCCTGCTGGACAGAATAGTACtgtcccatgaggtttccaaagctataatctttacaagattatatctccaggtcttttctcccatggagcttctgTTGGGTCTGAAT
The window above is part of the Loxodonta africana isolate mLoxAfr1 chromosome 10, mLoxAfr1.hap2, whole genome shotgun sequence genome. Proteins encoded here:
- the LOC100674941 gene encoding olfactory receptor 4K3-like, with the protein product MDRGNNSRRIEFVLHGLSGPLELQLFYFAFFTLFYSSIVLGNFLIVLTVLSEPSLHTPMYFLLSSLSFIDLCLSTFATPKMIVDFLKEHKTISFEGCMAQIFFHHAFAGGEMMLLVAMAYDRYVAICRPLHYAAIMSVHKCSGLVVGSWLTGVLHSLSHLVFTVNLPFCGPNKVDSFFCGLPLVIKLACTDTYTLEILMLSDSGLMGMISFLLLIISYTVIVVTVRRRSSAGMAEARATLTAHVTAVTLFFGPCIFIYAWHFSNFPIDKFLSIFYTVFTPLLNPLIYTFRNKEIISAMQNLRR